A single genomic interval of Anopheles marshallii chromosome 2, idAnoMarsDA_429_01, whole genome shotgun sequence harbors:
- the LOC128708200 gene encoding protein distal antenna, which yields MMMMATATKGKRPLRHLTATDKIDAIQRIHDGESKASVARDIGVPESTLRGWCKNEEKLRYMSRQSVENAEKLSNEATAAALTAAAAAELFSGPPEKRLKLESAMFGGNGKLKYDDSFYKVAAAARGSLNGLDLSGGGGGAGSGVDKSGPLSVSGGDIIMNGLAGASAADFSQFAKTAAEITALSKSKAYGADLSKHHHHGGDPTKSDHHLSMAAISPLTSLSHLSGMSGLGQSPLALSFNDIATNLNLIAQLNNNHNLATMSSLAGGLNTAAAAAAAAQSLRNVRPKGSGSSAANNNGAGGGIGNGRGSGLQDNGNGGGGGGGGAGGGSGAGNNTDKSSSGGNATVPSLTVRNLAKLQQQKSSSGELLGNGMLHQQSHAAGLSNLSEQYRKSSNQSSNPATSTPTTTTTNASVGRDSNAAPVDDALWYWLKSQQAMLGLNNLYTALPRAASHSPPTPPPPMGLTAVTVGAGSPNHAQTTLPPTAHTPHTPPPPLVGPPLVSTPQPTPPSSAPSLTPEDTKNSSWFWQWYKTFGASLMPGGGTAGGAGNTAVDSKQHLREQQQQQAAQQAAIAAALHHHNNNNSFSQQNQNNSVSGQKGNGGAAATAASLTAAYENILYSQLTKGSSANAVDTLNNNHHHHLNHHLSAHVKNEPMDLNMSGVNDGDSKPEDLSNHHGGNGKDRSSVIGNGDMRRSRYHHNSPSRPSSASSVASSAMSAHGSRDGGERLMPPTLARASEDREEDEAAALDDGEERDLKPSIAIVEATSTDGVVASDLKDEVDDEEEDREDRNDNGQRGTEDEEAVALEDPEQLSEKERKRQGLKRRRCSSADLVEAKEALDNILFSGNSNDRCSTVSSAAASPPPPLAVRGHSTSPVVGATLGGERNGDAEAKGDTTGDEAKSETSDDSNHHHRQSKAASVAVADIRNSAEAVEHGEKFLKWLEACSDPNVTAMQVMQFKYLLNSIKLSAERQLQSATAAASTLTGNGPEERTRIRKRK from the coding sequence atgatgatgatggccacAGCGACGAAGGGCAAACGCCCGCTCCGTCACCTTACGGCGACGGACAAAATCGACGCGATCCAGCGTATCCACGACGGTGAATCGAAGGCGTCGGTTGCGCGGGACATCGGCGTACCGGAGTCGACGCTGCGCGGCTGGTGCAAGAACGAGGAGAAGCTACGCTACATGTCACGCCAGTCGGTGGAAAATGCGGAAAAGCTTAGCAACGAGGCAACGGCAGCCGCCCTAACAGCGGCCGCCGCTGCCGAGTTGTTCAGTGGACCGCCAGAAAAGCGACTAAAGCTCGAATCGGCGATGTTTGGCGGCAATGGCAAGCTGAAGTACGACGACAGCTTCTACAAGGTAGCGGCCGCCGCCCGTGGCTCGCTTAACGGGCTCGATCtgtccggtggtggtggcggcgctGGCAGTGGAGTCGACAAATCGGGCCCGCTCAGTGTGTCCGGTGGGGACATTATCATGAACGGGTTGGCTGGCGCATCGGCGGCTGACTTTAGTCAGTTCGCGAAGACGGCGGCCGAAATTACAGCACTCAGCAAATCGAAGGCGTACGGTGCGGATCTCAGCAAACACCATCACCACGGCGGCGATCCAACCAAATCGGACCACCACCTCTCGATGGCGGCCATCAGCCCGTTGACGAGTCTCAGCCACTTGTCCGGTATGTCCGGACTGGGACAGAGTCCGCTTGCGCTTAGCTTCAACGATATCGCCACCAATCTGAACCTGATCGCACAGCTCAACAACAATCACAACCTTGCGACCATGTCCAGTTTGGCTGGTGGACTCAACACGgcggcagctgcagcagcggcCGCTCAATCGCTGCGCAACGTACGCCCGAAAGGTTCCGGTAGTTCAGCGGCCAACAACaatggtgccggtggtggaatAGGAAATGGTCGGGGTAGCGGCCTGCAGGACAACGGTAACGGTGGAGGAGGCggaggaggaggagctggtggTGGTTCCGGCGCCGGAAACAATACGGACAAGTCGTCGTCCGGTGGCAATGCGACCGTTCCCTCGCTGACAGTTCGCAATTTGGCCAAGCTACAACAGCAGAAAAGCTCGTCCGGCGAGCTCCTCGGTAACGGTATGCTTCACCAACAGTCCCACGCTGCTGGCTTATCTAATCTGTCTGAGCAGTATAGAAAATCCAGTAACCAATCTAGCAATCCCGCCACTAGTACACCCACTACAACAACTACCAATGCTTCCGTAGGTCGTGACTCGAATGCCGCCCCCGTCGACGATGCGCTCTGGTACTGGCTCAAGTCTCAGCAGGCGATGCTCGGTCTGAACAATCTGTACACGGCGTTACCCCGCGCAGCCAGCCACAGTCCACCGACGCCACCGCCTCCGATGGGACTCACAGCAGTGACGGTCGGTGCGGGATCCCCAAACCACGCGCAGACGACACTGCCACCGACGGCTCATACACCGCAtacaccgccaccaccgctaGTGGGTCCACCGCTCGTCAGCACACCCCAACCGACGCCACCATCGTCGGCACCGTCGCTTACACCCGAGGATACGAAGAACTCGTCCTGGTTCTGGCAGTGGTACAAAACTTTCGGCGCATCGCTAATGCCGGGCGGTGGTACAGCTGGAGGGGCCGGCAACACAGCGGTTGACAGCAAGCAACACCTgcgggaacagcagcagcagcaagccgCCCAACAGGCAGCAATTGCCGCTGCACTGCatcaccacaacaacaacaactcgtTCAGCCAGCAGAACCAGAATAACAGCGTCTCCGGCCAGAAGGGCAACGGTGGGGCGGCGGCAACGGCTGCTTCCCTGACGGCGGCCTACGAGAACATCTTGTACTCGCAGTTGACCAAGGGTTCATCGGCAAACGCAGTCGACACGCTCAAcaacaatcatcatcaccatctcaATCATCATCTCTCTGCTCATGTGAAGAATGAACCGATGGATCTCAATATGAGCGGTGTGAACGATGGCGATTCGAAGCCGGAGGATCTGTCGAACCATCACGGTGGTAATGGAAAGGATCGGAGCAGTGTTATTGGAAATGGTGATATGCGACGATCACGATACCACCACAACTCTCCCAGTCGACCTTCGTCGGCCTCATCGGTGGCGTCTTCTGCGATGAGTGCACATGGATCGCGGGACGGAGGCGAACGCTTGATGCCACCGACGCTGGCACGTGCTTCCGAAGACCGCGAAGAGGACGAAGCAGCCGCTCTCGATGATGGTGAGGAGCGAGATTTAAAACCATCCATTGCCATAGTGGAAGCCACATCCACCGATGGAGTGGTCGCGAGTGATCTCAAAGACGAGGTCGATGACGAGGAGGAAGACAGGGAGGATCGTAACGATAATGGTCAGCGTGGTACTGAGGATGAGGAGGCTGTTGCTCTGGAGGATCCGGAACAGCTGTCGGAGAAGGAGAGAAAACGTCAAGGTTTGAAACGACGCAGGTGTTCTTCGGCGGACCTCGTCGAGGCAAAGGAAGCGCTCGATAATATTCTGTTCAGCGGCAACAGTAACGACCGGTGCTCCACTGTCAGCAGTGCAGCCGCatctccaccaccaccactggcCGTTCGGGGACATTCAACCAGCCCGGTGGTCGGTGCAACGCTCGGTGGTGAACGCAACGGAGATGCGGAAGCCAAGGGCGATACGACGGGAGACGAGGCCAAGAGTGAAACATCGGACGACtcgaaccaccaccatcgtcaATCGAAGGCGGCGTCCGTAGCCGTAGCAGACATCCGCAATTCCGCCGAGGCAGTGGAACACGGTGAAAAGTTCCTAAAGTGGCTCGAAGCCTGCAGCGACCCGAACGTGACCGCAATGCAGGTGATGCAGTTCAAGTACCTGCTCAACAGTATCAAGCTGAGCGCCGAGCGGCAACTGCAAAGTGCCACGGCAGCAGCCAGTACATTGACCGGCAACGGTCCCGAAGAACGCACCCGCATCCGGAAGCGCAAGTAA